A window from Akkermansia muciniphila encodes these proteins:
- a CDS encoding polysaccharide pyruvyl transferase family protein produces the protein MNEHATIQGVTAMTSNNQVLQALKELGPFYYQPNPGNMGDHLIAHATREFFRKNSLPFSPFFMETLQRSEPFPLVYGGGGPFVPYYGMVPEIMRLLANPAVSRVVILPSSFYQCDEVAELLDERVTVFCREERSFRYLSRLNRRARVLLAHDMAFTLDARQAVRNLPEEILNDPEFREKAALAGEGLHLLEDGRKALLFLRTDAEAGPESRQARECCKSFDLSGLARGSTVDEERGRFYSGLFLHCLDQADVVLTDRLHGAIGAYLLGKETWLLDNSYGKISGVYDFSMKGDSRTTLLQGLEKFPYADLIAPLSYRCGKTEEEEGALEDGVEKPDRKKIKILVGICSAQGYSERRNAVRETWLSHPHPDVKCIFFLGGDVPERERKDTVGLDAPDSYNALPRKVLAFFRHALEHEDFDWLFKCDDDTFLDLSRLPELADDRYGIIGDEMLGRRMAPSGGAGYLLSRRTMEKLVSPAFADRVPCSGAEDLIFGKLALETGAVPHATPRLFMSNTRYPAPGNSTVSAHWCSPELLHALETLRHDSPVTAYRGRHEHWQDELLFYRNGVFRRRRSDCYGWWNLGADNVLTLRWKVWRAEQLSWRNGAFVGSTVRLERMEGMPSLWELARKEGGDGMGKVKKAEARTEYIHAGCGDRFLEGWLNVDLPHYDLTVPLPWEDGTVKALFLEHVAEYLSPVGLVDFLKEAWRVLKPGGVLRLAFTDTGRLAAEAPIAWRRFLRERSGLSPLPGYELEALIGREGQQSFWSEDSLSGMLKLAAFSVSIHEPGQSAVTELCGLERKEARPEFPFELLGRRCLEAQKPPGNAAPLACPACAGRKTVSSSSELREEDTGVFVSPYFSKGQRTGNRLFQIAAVYAHALRHGLECRIPWRYEEITGRLYEMLGPETAACPPGGEKGPVAYREKRFSYDPIPAAVRQGRMAGYFQSEKYFSDQEKEIRKLYARLAAPRREGEAGVHVRLGDYQKLSHQYHSPDAGFLEEAFRRLSDNVRTLHIFSDSPRQALELVSTVPGASRFELVLNEEDVLPALRTMSGMQELVISCSSYSWWGAWLGNQEKVMIQKKWFIGEISDYEDVYRPGWTRL, from the coding sequence ATGAATGAACATGCAACGATTCAGGGAGTGACCGCCATGACAAGCAACAACCAGGTTTTACAGGCTCTCAAGGAACTGGGACCTTTTTACTACCAGCCAAATCCGGGCAATATGGGCGATCACCTGATTGCCCATGCCACCAGGGAATTTTTCAGGAAGAACAGTCTGCCCTTCAGCCCGTTTTTCATGGAAACGCTGCAAAGGAGCGAACCGTTTCCGCTGGTATACGGCGGAGGGGGGCCCTTTGTCCCCTACTACGGCATGGTGCCGGAAATCATGCGCCTGCTGGCGAACCCCGCCGTCAGCAGGGTGGTGATTCTACCAAGCTCCTTTTACCAGTGTGACGAGGTGGCGGAATTGCTGGACGAACGGGTGACGGTTTTCTGCCGGGAAGAGCGGAGTTTCCGTTATTTGTCCCGTCTCAACCGCCGGGCCCGTGTCCTGCTGGCGCATGACATGGCCTTTACGCTGGATGCGCGGCAAGCTGTCCGGAACCTGCCGGAAGAAATTCTTAATGACCCGGAATTCCGGGAAAAGGCCGCTCTGGCCGGAGAAGGGCTTCATCTTCTGGAAGATGGAAGAAAGGCGCTGCTGTTCCTCCGGACTGATGCGGAAGCCGGTCCGGAGTCCCGGCAGGCGCGGGAATGCTGCAAATCGTTTGACCTGTCCGGCCTGGCCCGGGGAAGCACCGTGGATGAAGAACGGGGCCGGTTTTATTCCGGGCTTTTCCTCCATTGTCTGGATCAGGCGGACGTGGTGCTGACGGACCGTCTTCATGGGGCGATCGGAGCGTACCTGCTGGGGAAGGAAACCTGGCTGCTGGACAACAGTTATGGAAAGATCTCCGGCGTGTATGATTTTTCCATGAAAGGGGACTCCCGCACCACGCTGCTCCAGGGGCTGGAGAAATTTCCTTACGCAGACCTCATTGCTCCATTGTCCTACCGTTGCGGGAAAACGGAAGAGGAGGAAGGGGCCCTGGAGGACGGAGTTGAAAAGCCGGACAGGAAAAAAATAAAAATTCTGGTGGGGATCTGTTCTGCGCAAGGCTACTCTGAACGGAGGAATGCCGTGCGTGAAACCTGGCTGTCCCATCCCCACCCGGATGTGAAATGCATATTCTTCCTGGGAGGGGATGTTCCGGAAAGGGAACGCAAGGACACGGTGGGCCTGGATGCGCCGGACTCCTACAATGCACTTCCCCGGAAAGTGCTCGCATTCTTCCGCCATGCGCTTGAACATGAGGACTTCGACTGGCTTTTCAAGTGTGACGACGATACATTCCTGGATTTATCGCGGCTGCCGGAATTGGCCGATGACCGCTACGGCATCATCGGGGACGAGATGCTGGGCAGGCGGATGGCGCCCAGCGGAGGGGCCGGTTATCTGCTCTCCAGACGGACGATGGAAAAGCTGGTTTCTCCCGCCTTTGCGGACCGTGTGCCCTGCTCCGGGGCTGAGGATCTGATCTTCGGCAAGCTGGCGCTGGAAACCGGAGCGGTTCCACACGCCACTCCGCGCCTGTTCATGTCCAATACCCGGTATCCGGCTCCGGGCAACAGTACCGTTTCCGCGCACTGGTGTTCTCCGGAACTGCTGCATGCCCTGGAAACCCTGCGTCATGACAGTCCGGTCACGGCGTACCGGGGACGGCATGAACACTGGCAGGATGAGCTTTTATTTTACCGGAACGGCGTCTTCCGCAGGCGGCGTTCCGATTGCTATGGGTGGTGGAATCTGGGTGCGGATAACGTGCTGACGCTGCGCTGGAAAGTATGGAGAGCCGAACAACTCTCCTGGAGGAACGGGGCCTTTGTCGGTTCCACCGTGCGGCTGGAACGCATGGAAGGAATGCCCTCCCTGTGGGAACTGGCGCGGAAGGAAGGGGGAGACGGAATGGGGAAAGTGAAAAAGGCGGAGGCAAGGACGGAATACATCCATGCGGGGTGCGGGGACCGTTTTCTGGAAGGCTGGCTGAACGTGGACCTGCCTCATTACGATCTGACAGTCCCCCTGCCATGGGAGGATGGAACCGTCAAGGCGCTGTTCCTGGAGCATGTGGCTGAATACCTGTCTCCCGTGGGGCTGGTGGATTTTCTGAAGGAGGCGTGGCGCGTGCTGAAACCGGGTGGAGTGCTAAGGCTGGCATTTACGGATACGGGGAGGCTGGCAGCGGAAGCACCCATCGCCTGGAGACGGTTTCTGCGGGAGCGCTCCGGACTGTCCCCGCTGCCCGGTTATGAGCTGGAAGCCCTGATAGGCCGGGAGGGCCAGCAATCCTTCTGGTCGGAAGACTCCCTGTCCGGCATGCTGAAGCTGGCGGCGTTTTCCGTCAGTATTCATGAACCGGGGCAATCTGCCGTGACGGAACTATGCGGCCTGGAACGGAAAGAAGCGCGCCCGGAATTCCCCTTTGAACTGCTGGGGCGCCGCTGCCTGGAGGCCCAAAAGCCACCGGGGAACGCTGCGCCGCTGGCCTGTCCGGCCTGCGCCGGGAGAAAAACCGTCTCTTCTTCCAGTGAACTCCGGGAGGAGGACACGGGCGTATTTGTCTCTCCGTACTTTTCCAAGGGGCAGCGTACGGGCAACCGTCTCTTCCAGATTGCCGCCGTGTATGCCCATGCGCTGCGGCACGGGCTGGAATGCCGCATCCCCTGGCGGTATGAGGAGATAACCGGCCGTTTGTATGAAATGCTGGGTCCGGAAACCGCCGCCTGCCCTCCGGGCGGGGAGAAGGGGCCGGTTGCGTACCGGGAGAAGCGCTTTTCGTATGATCCCATTCCCGCCGCGGTAAGGCAGGGGCGCATGGCGGGCTACTTCCAAAGCGAGAAATATTTTTCCGACCAGGAGAAGGAAATCAGGAAACTGTACGCCCGGCTGGCTGCTCCGCGCCGGGAAGGGGAGGCGGGGGTGCACGTCAGGCTGGGGGACTATCAGAAGCTGTCTCACCAGTACCATTCTCCGGATGCCGGATTTCTGGAAGAGGCCTTCAGGCGGCTGTCTGACAATGTCAGGACGCTGCACATTTTTTCCGACTCTCCGCGCCAGGCTCTGGAGCTGGTGTCCACCGTGCCTGGAGCTTCCCGGTTTGAGCTGGTGCTTAATGAGGAAGATGTTCTGCCTGCGTTACGCACCATGAGCGGGATGCAGGAGCTGGTTATTTCCTGTTCCTCCTACTCCTGGTGGGGGGCATGGCTGGGAAACCAGGAAAAAGTGATGATTCAGAAAAAATGGTTCATTGGGGAGATCAGTGATTATGAGGACGTGTACCGCCCAGGCTGGACGCGGCTGTGA
- a CDS encoding glycosyltransferase, giving the protein MNNSLKRIFINGFPSLYGGAGTELHHQILLWRKMGVDVHLIPTGDGFRNERLYLEMVKLGVIIHAAGDWSVLEPDDAILGFCNSEFLARLPEIRKRTKRTVFINCMTWLFPKEKELMKDGQIAMFLYQNEEVLRKNMPALKALNADPAIRFMTFKPYFHNDSFPFITDRTEEFFGCGRISRQDADKFARNTLHIYEYFVAPVFKRGLFLGFGGKSREKIGRPYDWIRTAQDQTEVSQQDFYRHCKIILQPTDTTENWPRIGFEAMASGSVLIVDNRGGWRQMVEHGKTGWLCDHERDFIYYASKMAYEPNLRDDMAEAARERGRELGGEEASRAGWEEVFEEINKLPV; this is encoded by the coding sequence ATGAATAACTCACTAAAACGTATTTTTATCAATGGTTTCCCGTCTCTGTACGGAGGAGCCGGAACGGAACTGCACCACCAGATTCTTCTCTGGAGAAAAATGGGGGTGGACGTTCATCTCATCCCTACCGGAGACGGATTCCGCAATGAACGTCTCTACCTGGAAATGGTCAAGCTGGGTGTCATCATCCACGCCGCCGGGGATTGGTCCGTACTAGAGCCGGACGACGCAATCCTGGGATTCTGCAATTCGGAATTTTTGGCGCGCCTGCCGGAGATCCGCAAGAGAACGAAACGGACGGTGTTCATCAACTGCATGACGTGGCTGTTCCCAAAGGAGAAGGAGCTCATGAAGGACGGGCAGATCGCTATGTTTCTGTACCAGAATGAGGAGGTACTCCGGAAGAACATGCCTGCACTGAAAGCCCTGAACGCAGATCCGGCCATCCGGTTCATGACCTTCAAGCCGTATTTTCATAATGACTCCTTTCCCTTCATCACGGACCGGACGGAAGAATTCTTCGGCTGCGGGCGCATTTCCCGGCAGGATGCGGACAAATTTGCCAGGAACACGCTGCACATTTACGAGTACTTTGTGGCTCCCGTGTTCAAGCGCGGGCTGTTCCTGGGGTTCGGCGGAAAAAGCCGGGAGAAAATAGGCAGGCCGTATGACTGGATACGGACGGCGCAGGACCAGACGGAGGTCTCCCAGCAGGATTTCTACCGTCACTGTAAAATCATCCTCCAGCCCACCGACACAACAGAGAACTGGCCACGAATCGGCTTTGAGGCCATGGCTTCCGGCAGCGTCCTCATCGTGGACAACCGGGGAGGCTGGCGGCAGATGGTGGAGCACGGCAAGACCGGCTGGCTCTGCGACCATGAGCGCGATTTCATCTACTATGCCAGCAAGATGGCCTATGAGCCCAACCTGCGCGACGACATGGCGGAGGCGGCACGGGAACGCGGCCGGGAGCTGGGCGGGGAGGAAGCTTCCCGCGCGGGCTGGGAAGAAGTTTTTGAAGAAATCAACAAGCTGCCGGTATGA
- a CDS encoding RHS repeat domain-containing protein, with protein MNNSENPTDPLNIPFIAMGEGNVPLAGDVFEGPDNTPARLEIVPQPQDTTHIWHGYIKVTVPGTHYFRIDADSSITLSIPAKNFTMIKSAGTLNTALKSVYLDQKGYYYCEITHHHYASMGYPYEGCVALVSTSGYPLAGTYRTNNTGASRLAAGAGMILKRLYIQQLVPDSSSSSSDDRENPEWGFSSSEEKPDTDPKPDPGPDPSSSAEPWWPWPGPSSSAPPSSSTPSSSESSSSCPPVSSSESSAPPASSSESSAPPASSSESSASPESSSESSAPPVSSSESSVPPASSSESSAPPVSSSESSAPPSSSESSSESSSLSSEPSGSEPSGESSNSEESSSSDPPSDEEECPTCTECDKDCSQGDGEDGQRIPFGDDQNSGECEGSGGVGGNPDPPPPTRSRMRAAGEPIHCGIPFRYDSPMEWTMTYHDQAREAVIKRPSGRCQYYKAAAGSATGERQGMTRRDGSLAQYLNRDLTPCTEGMPAYVKVVRADGSAQQFSVATGKVVEVTTKTGATMSAEAYANSVQVTRDSAGEVTSVWSLTQGLLQLTRSTGHLDIEWYAPKQVSGNAQSGWITQGDPVKTYSYTCRYDGAVKVMDIINQQNGQTTLCIERRIKENNVTIIEGEGDERIVTTYERNYLPDGKWEEIKTVRGINEETPASCTRTIKKSTAGGWLVLSKTEGYGAPEAETTTYTYNEQYRVSLEIKPDGGYTRYEYDAQGRVTLEASPWVDSDEEVAKRTIYANQRFNDYRPAREETFYFSSVRGEAHIMTRVYTYMDTPQIRRTTIAYYSESGASQTEVRELYGDEATPAYARGRAKMSQAPDGVQQIWMYEETALYGAANKAIRETRVNGIIVPGRSERTVQYIALNGTVTREESYVHTGEDWSLIATVDYEYDEQRRRTKSTRGNGRVSTTEWMCCGPLREVDEDGVMTSYGYNTVRQLVETIRSATDTTPETIASFTRDAVGRVLTEGTYIGSMHRQTAAIYNRLGQIVRKTDELGRVTTFTYVNRGLKETVTLPTGAQQVTERNYDGSLRTQSLPGEYPLTFSYPMDSYGSHIDGYIMGTNHKIKCEIFDQFQRPIMVQKESIRNRVDAIIQILLIYNNKGQMIERTDLDVRTTYEYDLMGEVCREIQPLSTSPTPYNSPYKEYAYTYEAKTEGVYRKTTVTDYNAQGYPLTSTREELVSELSPTLESKTIETDIYGHVTTTWTEYNGATRRKVQQSISTSSITAETLVMDGFTVSQKDHAGVTTTWSRAYTATGSTVIQTDGRGNAVTEKKDIAGRTIQVTDAAGNAASIAYDRSTGQPSVLTDALGKTTCYKYDIYGRKTAEYGTAIQPACFAYDEASNMIRLTTFRSAGETITTDPSFRTDGDVTEWEYAWQEKVVLKKTYADGSIVTTQYGDMNRVASVTDAQGQTVTHAYYVDTGLLKSQLYSGGKTPNIHYDYNHLGGLVEIKDGSGTREITYDSYGKPDTEKVTIGGVEYSLKENYDSCGRSSGYELTGGSDTSLLHAVQGYGTDGRLATAGIQTAAGMQAFGYSYLSGTHLPGTLTMPGGVSRELAYEEHRDLATHISYKKDGTNIVARTQTYDALGRPVTRSQQRGTEAVRNDVFTYNDRSELTGAILGGLNYVYDYDNIGNRKTAQEIDGEISYEANSLNQYTGITNSTLNSPPSTLEQPFFPAFDMNGNQTLIHTETGVWEVTYNAANRPVKFVQGNMEVECGYDYMDRRWFKKVKQNGVVTVHECYLYRDYLQIAALDMLQNATVKHVILWDSSEPIATRPLALLTRGEMYMYGFDFGKIVTELLDDQGQSVASYDYTPYGAVATNGEQASSNPLQWSSEVWDEDLGMSYYNYRYLNSLDGRWTSRDSLEEKDELNLYTFINNNGINYIDILGDRRMNTYSQQKAAKFLKKQIKNKPRNNKNTKPSNKPTEYTPPIDPDNSSSIGRTKLEDVLDYITGKFDCETIQYDSALRQCDKQRSMVKCPKCCIVTTYCKQDAWREYSTHPSIGTLSPLTCSRLKETGVISPGFPSETYYIDL; from the coding sequence ATGAATAATTCTGAAAATCCTACTGATCCCCTTAATATTCCCTTCATTGCCATGGGCGAGGGTAACGTACCCCTCGCCGGGGACGTATTTGAGGGACCGGACAATACACCGGCACGGTTGGAGATCGTGCCTCAGCCGCAGGATACCACCCATATCTGGCACGGCTATATCAAAGTCACCGTACCTGGGACGCACTATTTCCGCATAGATGCGGATTCCTCAATCACCCTTTCCATCCCGGCGAAAAATTTTACGATGATCAAATCGGCGGGAACCCTGAATACTGCCTTGAAATCAGTGTACCTGGATCAAAAGGGATACTATTACTGTGAAATCACCCACCACCACTATGCCTCCATGGGCTACCCCTATGAAGGCTGTGTGGCTCTGGTATCCACGTCCGGTTATCCCTTGGCAGGAACCTACAGGACGAACAATACGGGCGCCTCCCGCCTCGCGGCGGGCGCCGGCATGATTCTGAAGCGGCTCTACATCCAGCAACTCGTCCCGGACAGCAGTTCCTCATCCTCTGACGACAGGGAAAACCCGGAATGGGGCTTCAGCAGCTCCGAGGAAAAGCCGGATACTGATCCTAAACCTGATCCGGGACCTGATCCTTCCAGCAGCGCTGAACCCTGGTGGCCGTGGCCGGGACCGTCCTCCTCTGCACCGCCATCGTCCAGTACCCCCTCTTCCTCGGAATCTTCTTCCAGTTGTCCGCCAGTCAGTTCAAGTGAATCAAGCGCCCCTCCTGCGAGCTCCAGCGAGTCGAGCGCTCCGCCGGCCAGTTCGAGTGAGTCGAGTGCCTCTCCTGAGAGCTCCAGCGAGTCGAGCGCTCCGCCAGTCAGTTCAAGTGAATCGAGCGTTCCTCCTGCGAGTTCCAGCGAGTCGAGTGCTCCACCGGTCAGTTCAAGTGAATCAAGCGCTCCTCCGTCTTCTTCGGAATCAAGTAGTGAGTCTTCCTCTCTCAGTTCTGAACCTTCTGGGTCCGAGCCATCCGGAGAGAGCAGCAACAGCGAAGAATCCTCCTCCAGTGATCCTCCTTCGGATGAGGAAGAATGCCCAACCTGCACTGAATGTGACAAGGATTGCAGCCAGGGCGACGGTGAAGACGGTCAGCGTATTCCTTTTGGAGATGATCAGAATTCCGGAGAGTGTGAAGGAAGCGGCGGCGTAGGCGGTAATCCCGACCCGCCGCCCCCCACCCGTTCCCGGATGCGTGCGGCCGGCGAGCCGATACACTGCGGCATCCCTTTCCGTTATGACAGCCCGATGGAATGGACAATGACTTACCATGACCAGGCCCGGGAAGCAGTCATCAAGCGCCCGTCCGGACGCTGCCAATACTATAAGGCGGCCGCCGGTTCCGCCACGGGAGAGCGCCAGGGCATGACCCGCAGGGACGGTTCCCTGGCCCAGTACCTGAACCGGGACCTGACGCCCTGCACAGAGGGAATGCCCGCCTATGTCAAGGTGGTGCGGGCGGACGGTTCCGCACAGCAGTTCTCTGTGGCAACGGGCAAGGTCGTGGAAGTTACGACGAAGACAGGGGCCACCATGTCTGCCGAGGCTTACGCCAACAGCGTGCAGGTGACGCGAGACAGCGCGGGGGAAGTCACCAGTGTCTGGAGCCTCACCCAGGGGCTGCTGCAGCTGACGCGGTCAACCGGCCATCTGGACATTGAATGGTATGCTCCTAAGCAGGTCTCCGGCAATGCGCAGAGCGGCTGGATCACCCAGGGCGACCCGGTGAAGACCTATTCCTACACCTGCCGGTATGATGGAGCCGTAAAGGTGATGGACATCATCAACCAGCAGAACGGTCAGACGACCTTGTGTATTGAACGTCGGATCAAGGAGAACAACGTCACCATCATTGAGGGGGAAGGAGACGAGCGGATTGTCACCACCTACGAAAGGAACTATCTGCCGGATGGTAAGTGGGAGGAAATAAAAACGGTCAGAGGCATCAATGAAGAGACGCCCGCCTCGTGCACCCGCACGATCAAGAAAAGCACGGCGGGTGGATGGCTGGTTCTGAGTAAAACAGAGGGCTATGGCGCTCCGGAGGCGGAGACGACTACCTACACGTATAACGAACAGTACCGTGTCTCCCTGGAGATCAAGCCAGACGGCGGATATACCCGCTACGAATACGACGCGCAGGGCCGCGTAACTCTGGAAGCTTCCCCGTGGGTAGACTCTGATGAGGAAGTAGCGAAGCGAACCATCTACGCAAACCAGCGTTTCAATGATTATCGACCTGCACGGGAGGAAACCTTCTATTTTTCCAGTGTCAGAGGAGAGGCCCACATCATGACAAGAGTATACACGTATATGGACACTCCCCAGATACGCCGGACAACGATTGCGTATTACTCGGAATCTGGAGCGTCGCAAACGGAAGTTAGAGAATTGTATGGAGACGAGGCCACACCAGCCTATGCAAGGGGCCGTGCGAAAATGAGTCAGGCTCCGGATGGAGTACAGCAGATATGGATGTATGAGGAAACGGCCCTCTATGGAGCCGCCAACAAGGCTATACGCGAAACCCGCGTGAACGGCATTATCGTGCCTGGAAGAAGCGAACGGACTGTCCAGTACATTGCCCTGAACGGGACAGTAACACGGGAAGAAAGCTACGTACATACAGGAGAGGACTGGAGCCTCATTGCTACAGTCGATTACGAATACGACGAGCAGCGCCGCCGGACAAAGAGCACACGCGGCAACGGACGCGTCAGCACTACGGAATGGATGTGCTGCGGCCCCCTGCGCGAAGTGGATGAGGATGGCGTGATGACCTCCTACGGTTACAATACCGTCCGGCAATTGGTAGAGACTATTCGCTCTGCGACGGACACCACCCCGGAGACCATTGCCAGCTTCACGCGGGACGCGGTAGGCCGCGTGTTGACGGAAGGCACCTACATCGGTTCCATGCACCGGCAGACGGCTGCCATTTATAACCGCCTGGGCCAGATTGTCCGGAAGACGGACGAGTTGGGCCGAGTGACCACTTTTACCTATGTTAACCGGGGACTGAAGGAAACGGTCACACTGCCCACCGGGGCGCAGCAGGTGACGGAGCGCAACTACGATGGTTCCCTGCGTACCCAGTCTCTGCCGGGGGAATACCCACTCACGTTCAGTTACCCGATGGATTCCTATGGATCTCATATTGATGGCTATATCATGGGAACAAACCACAAAATCAAATGTGAGATATTTGACCAGTTCCAGCGCCCGATTATGGTTCAAAAGGAAAGTATAAGAAATAGAGTTGATGCGATAATTCAAATATTGTTGATTTACAACAATAAAGGGCAAATGATCGAACGCACGGATCTCGACGTAAGGACGACTTACGAGTACGACCTCATGGGAGAAGTGTGCCGGGAAATACAGCCGCTGTCCACGTCCCCCACTCCCTACAACTCCCCATATAAGGAATATGCTTATACGTATGAGGCAAAGACGGAAGGGGTGTACAGGAAAACGACCGTGACCGACTACAACGCACAAGGCTACCCCCTGACAAGTACGCGGGAGGAACTGGTTTCCGAACTAAGCCCCACACTGGAAAGCAAGACGATAGAGACGGATATCTACGGCCATGTCACGACAACATGGACGGAATACAACGGAGCTACCAGGAGAAAAGTTCAGCAAAGCATTTCTACTTCCTCCATCACGGCGGAAACGCTGGTGATGGACGGCTTCACTGTTTCACAAAAGGATCATGCCGGAGTCACCACCACCTGGAGCCGTGCGTACACGGCCACAGGCAGCACGGTCATTCAGACGGATGGGCGCGGCAACGCCGTGACGGAAAAGAAGGACATTGCCGGTCGGACTATTCAGGTGACGGATGCCGCAGGGAATGCTGCGTCCATAGCCTACGATCGTTCTACCGGACAGCCCTCCGTCCTCACGGATGCCCTGGGCAAGACGACCTGCTACAAGTACGACATATACGGACGCAAGACGGCGGAATATGGAACAGCCATCCAGCCCGCCTGCTTCGCCTATGATGAGGCCAGCAACATGATTCGGCTGACGACCTTCCGCAGTGCAGGAGAGACGATCACCACCGATCCTTCTTTCCGAACGGACGGAGACGTGACCGAATGGGAGTACGCCTGGCAGGAAAAAGTGGTACTCAAGAAAACCTATGCGGACGGCAGTATCGTGACGACACAGTACGGAGACATGAACCGGGTTGCCTCCGTGACAGACGCCCAGGGGCAAACCGTCACCCATGCCTACTACGTAGATACGGGCCTGCTGAAATCGCAACTATACTCCGGAGGAAAAACGCCGAACATACACTACGACTACAACCATCTGGGAGGACTGGTGGAAATAAAAGACGGCTCCGGCACCAGGGAAATCACTTATGACTCCTACGGCAAACCGGATACTGAAAAGGTGACCATTGGGGGGGTAGAGTACAGTCTGAAGGAAAATTATGACTCCTGCGGACGAAGCTCCGGATATGAGCTGACCGGAGGAAGCGATACGTCCCTTCTCCATGCCGTGCAAGGCTATGGAACGGACGGACGCCTCGCCACCGCAGGGATTCAGACGGCGGCGGGAATGCAGGCCTTCGGCTACTCCTACTTGTCCGGCACACACCTGCCGGGCACACTGACCATGCCGGGCGGCGTCAGCCGGGAGCTGGCCTATGAAGAGCACCGGGATTTGGCAACGCATATCTCCTACAAAAAAGACGGCACAAACATAGTGGCCAGAACGCAGACCTATGACGCCCTGGGCAGGCCTGTCACCCGGAGTCAGCAACGCGGTACGGAAGCCGTGAGGAATGATGTCTTCACGTACAATGACCGCAGCGAACTGACGGGGGCAATCCTGGGAGGGCTAAACTATGTCTATGACTATGACAATATAGGCAACCGCAAAACAGCGCAGGAAATCGACGGGGAAATCAGCTACGAAGCCAACAGCCTCAATCAATACACCGGAATCACCAACTCTACTCTCAACTCTCCACCTTCAACACTGGAACAACCCTTCTTTCCCGCCTTTGACATGAACGGTAACCAGACCTTGATTCACACGGAAACGGGTGTCTGGGAGGTAACGTATAATGCTGCCAACCGTCCTGTAAAATTCGTGCAGGGAAATATGGAAGTGGAATGCGGTTATGACTACATGGACCGGAGATGGTTTAAAAAAGTCAAACAGAATGGAGTGGTTACGGTACATGAATGCTACCTTTATCGGGACTATCTGCAAATTGCCGCGCTGGACATGTTGCAGAATGCCACTGTCAAACACGTGATCCTGTGGGACTCTTCAGAACCGATAGCAACTCGTCCCCTGGCACTGTTGACGAGGGGAGAGATGTACATGTACGGCTTTGACTTTGGCAAGATCGTTACCGAACTGTTGGACGATCAGGGGCAAAGTGTCGCTTCTTATGACTACACTCCGTATGGGGCTGTTGCAACCAATGGAGAACAGGCCTCGTCGAATCCCTTGCAATGGAGCAGTGAAGTATGGGATGAAGATTTGGGGATGTCGTATTATAACTATAGATATTTAAATTCGTTAGACGGGAGGTGGACTTCTAGGGATTCCCTGGAAGAAAAAGATGAACTAAATTTATATACCTTTATTAATAATAATGGAATAAACTATATTGATATTTTGGGGGATAGACGCATGAATACCTATTCTCAACAAAAAGCAGCAAAATTCTTGAAAAAACAAATTAAGAATAAACCCAGAAATAATAAAAATACAAAACCATCGAATAAACCAACGGAATATACTCCTCCTATAGATCCTGATAATAGTTCATCAATAGGAAGAACTAAATTGGAAGATGTTTTAGATTATATAACAGGAAAATTTGACTGTGAAACTATACAGTATGACTCGGCGCTCAGACAATGCGATAAACAACGCTCAATGGTTAAATGTCCAAAATGTTGCATAGTAACAACTTATTGCAAGCAAGATGCTTGGCGTGAATATTCCACGCATCCAAGTATCGGAACACTTAGTCCCTTGACTTGTTCTAGATTGAAAGAAACAGGAGTTATATCTCCAGGATTTCCGAGCGAGACATATTATATTGATTTATAA